The Caldisericum exile AZM16c01 region TCGCCATATCATTAAGGATTCCTTTATTTGAAAAAGGATAAAGCGTATGACTTCCTAAGATAATATTCTCTCTTGCTCGATATTGTAAAATGAGACCTCTTCTTTTTCTGTCCTCTGTAATATATGCTAACCCCTTCTTTCTAACTTCATAAGGTGTCACAAATTTCATTTCCTCACCGTTAATTGCAATTGACCCCTTAATTGGTCTATAGAATCCAAGAATTGTATTTACAAGTTCTGCTTGTCCGTTCCCTTCAACACCAGCAATTGCAACAATTTCCCCTTCACGCACTTTGAAACTCACATCTTTCAACCCAATAACTCCTCGCATGTTCTTAACGGTTAGATTCTTAACTTCGAAAACAATATTCCCTGGTTTTGCAGGGACTCTTTCAATTTCAAGAACCACTTCACGCCCAACCATCATTCTTGCAAGTTCTCTTTCGTTTGTATTCTCTTTCCTTACGACACCTTGAACTTTGCCTCTTCTCATAACTGCAATTCTATCGGCAATCTCCATTACTTCGTTTAATTTGTGTGAAATGAAAATAATAGTCTTACCAGATTCTTTTAATTTTCTCAAAGTTTTAAAGAGTTCTTCTGTTTCCTCTGGAGTTAAAACTGCTGTTGGCTCATCAAAAATGAGGATTTCTGCACCACGCCTTAAGATCTTTAAAATTTCAACCCTTTGTTGAATTCCAACAGGAAGGTTTTCTACTTTCTCTGTCGGGTCAACAACAAGAGCATAACGCTCGGAGAGTTCTTTAACTTCTCTCACTGCCATATTGTAATCAAACACAAAACCATACTTCCTTGGCTCATCTCCTAAAACCACATTCTCGGTTACGGTAAATCTCGGAATAAGCATAAATTCCTGATGAACCATTCCAATTTTTAAGTTGATTGCATCTTTTGAATCTTTAATGTGTGCTTTATTGCCAAATACATAAATATTTCCCGAGTCTGGCAGATACAATCCGTATACAATCTTCATTAATGTTGATTTACCAGCACCGTTTTCCCCTACAATTGCAAAAATCTCGCCTTTCTCAATTGATAAACTTACATTATCATTTGCAAGAACATTTGGAAACCGTTTAACAATATTCTCAACTCTTAGCGCTTCCACATTTAGCCTCCATATATAAAAAATGCGGGCAGGCTAATAATAACCTGCCCTTCGTATTTAACTAACTATTAAAATCCTGTTGGAGGAGTCCAAGTATTAACGGTGTTTGGATCTTCTGGAACGGTAAATTTACCGTCAATAATCATCTTTCTCAAGTTTTCAATCTTTGCAATCTGATCTGCTGTGAGGACATCTTTTACATGGTCTGGAGCATAGCCAACACCACCGTCTTTAAGGGAGAGGACTACAACTCCGCCATTGAATGTGCCATCAACAACAGACTTGATTGCTTCGTATGTTGCATAGTCAACATGTTTCAAAGCAGAAGTAAGGGTTCTATCAGGGCAAAGGTTTGGATCAAGACCCATATCTACATCAACACCAATTCCCCAATATGGTGCGCCTTTTTCGCAAATTGCCTGGAACATACCATTTCCAGTTGCTCCTGCTGCATGGAAGAGGACATCAGCACCAAGCGCCATTTGTGATTGTGCTGCACTCTTTCCAAGTGCTGCATCTGTGAATGAGTTTGTATATTGTCCAATTACCTGTGCATTGGGATTTGTTGTTTTTACGCCTGCTCTAAATCCTGCTTCGTACCTTAAAACTGGGGGAATTGCCATTCCACCAATGTATCCAACTTTGTTTGCTTTTGTTGCATAACCTGCAATTGCTCCAACAAGGAAACCGCATTCTTGCTCTTTGAAGAGATATCCAACGACATTCGGAAGATTAACTGTGTTTCCATTTGCATCTACTGGTGTTGAATCAATAAGCATGAATTTTGTATTTGGATACTTTGCTGCTGATTCACCAATTGCGCCTGCAAGCATAAAGCCAACGCCTATTACAAGATCAACATGCTTTTGTTCAACAAGTGTTTGGATGTTTGGAATGTAGTCCTCTTTTGCCTTTGATTCAAGGACAATGGGTTCAACATCAAGAGGAACTATGTTCTTGTCTTTGAGATCATCTGGAATGCTTGCCTTATACTCATCATCGGTGAGTGCCTGATAACCGCCACCTTCAACATATTTTACCTTCGCTGCCCATGTTTCAAGTCCACGAAGAGCAGAGTCATTGAAGGATCTGTCGCCACGACCACCA contains the following coding sequences:
- a CDS encoding ABC transporter ATP-binding protein, which translates into the protein MEALRVENIVKRFPNVLANDNVSLSIEKGEIFAIVGENGAGKSTLMKIVYGLYLPDSGNIYVFGNKAHIKDSKDAINLKIGMVHQEFMLIPRFTVTENVVLGDEPRKYGFVFDYNMAVREVKELSERYALVVDPTEKVENLPVGIQQRVEILKILRRGAEILIFDEPTAVLTPEETEELFKTLRKLKESGKTIIFISHKLNEVMEIADRIAVMRRGKVQGVVRKENTNERELARMMVGREVVLEIERVPAKPGNIVFEVKNLTVKNMRGVIGLKDVSFKVREGEIVAIAGVEGNGQAELVNTILGFYRPIKGSIAINGEEMKFVTPYEVRKKGLAYITEDRKRRGLILQYRARENIILGSHTLYPFSNKGILNDMAIDEYATRKLQEFDVRPPEPYMKAQNFSGGNQQKIILARELSAKHRFLLASQPTRGLDVGAMEFVYRWLIEEKKKGIGILLISLELSEVMGLADRILVLYKGEIVGETIPEETTEEELGEMMLGLKRKVLQ
- a CDS encoding BMP family lipoprotein, yielding MKKLLVVMLAMVLVVSLFAGCKPASTKLDLSTRKFKIGLVTDVGGRGDRSFNDSALRGLETWAAKVKYVEGGGYQALTDDEYKASIPDDLKDKNIVPLDVEPIVLESKAKEDYIPNIQTLVEQKHVDLVIGVGFMLAGAIGESAAKYPNTKFMLIDSTPVDANGNTVNLPNVVGYLFKEQECGFLVGAIAGYATKANKVGYIGGMAIPPVLRYEAGFRAGVKTTNPNAQVIGQYTNSFTDAALGKSAAQSQMALGADVLFHAAGATGNGMFQAICEKGAPYWGIGVDVDMGLDPNLCPDRTLTSALKHVDYATYEAIKSVVDGTFNGGVVVLSLKDGGVGYAPDHVKDVLTADQIAKIENLRKMIIDGKFTVPEDPNTVNTWTPPTGF